In the genome of Candidatus Reidiella endopervernicosa, one region contains:
- a CDS encoding sulfotransferase, whose amino-acid sequence MFNKVVLITGMPRSGTSWLGQIVDSSPDVAYRLEPLFSYRYKNIINKESDALSINRFLKSIYLTTDEFICQTESRSIGRYPSYHKNESPSVLAIKTTRHHELLSKYLRCIDDLEVVSIVRHPCAVINSWISTDKEFKDKGCSVAIDWKSGVCRKDGIGESWGLMTG is encoded by the coding sequence ATGTTCAATAAAGTAGTCTTGATAACAGGTATGCCAAGGTCTGGTACAAGTTGGCTAGGCCAGATAGTTGATAGTTCACCGGATGTGGCGTATCGATTAGAACCCCTGTTTTCATATAGGTATAAGAATATTATTAATAAAGAATCGGATGCATTAAGCATAAATAGATTCTTGAAATCCATTTACCTCACAACCGATGAGTTTATTTGTCAGACTGAAAGCAGAAGCATAGGTCGCTATCCCAGTTATCATAAAAATGAGTCTCCTTCGGTGTTGGCGATTAAGACCACGCGTCATCATGAATTATTATCAAAGTATTTGAGGTGTATTGATGATTTGGAAGTGGTATCAATTGTTAGGCATCCATGTGCGGTAATTAACTCATGGATATCGACTGACAAGGAATTTAAAGATAAGGGGTGTAGTGTTGCAATAGATTGGAAAAGCGGGGTGTGTAGAAAGGATGGTATCGGTGAAAGCTGGGGTTTGATGACTGGTTGA
- a CDS encoding methyltransferase domain-containing protein, which translates to MGAGNGVISNHLLKYFDLELHNYDMYFSADHNKVSEDELKLRGYNLVVNSGVFEHVRSRETLDRIEGYVKEDGCLAIHTLVAEEIPRGPDWMYLLPVHCSFHTNHSMDLLMKQWGYTSSVYNESSKLWVLFKGCDKTIKEHVDAMNNSLGWEYLYYRSGFVDYWK; encoded by the coding sequence TTGGGGGCTGGTAATGGTGTGATATCTAATCACTTACTTAAATACTTTGACCTAGAGCTGCATAACTACGATATGTACTTTTCAGCAGATCATAATAAAGTATCAGAGGATGAGCTAAAATTAAGAGGTTATAATCTTGTCGTTAATAGTGGCGTATTTGAGCATGTAAGGAGTAGAGAAACACTTGATCGAATCGAGGGCTATGTGAAAGAAGATGGCTGTCTTGCTATTCACACACTGGTGGCTGAGGAGATCCCAAGAGGCCCTGATTGGATGTATCTTCTTCCTGTGCATTGTTCGTTCCATACAAATCATAGTATGGATCTTCTTATGAAACAGTGGGGATATACCTCATCTGTATATAACGAATCATCAAAGTTGTGGGTACTATTCAAAGGCTGTGATAAAACGATAAAAGAGCACGTTGATGCTATGAATAACTCATTAGGTTGGGAATATCTTTACTATCGCAGTGGTTTTGTTGATTATTGGAAGTGA
- a CDS encoding oligosaccharide flippase family protein has product MRYKSSVGRNIGANYIGTIYNAIVGIAVLPLYIGYVGEEAFGLIGLYIMLQAWLTLLDLGLSPLLAREAAKSRRDESGSARLVKITHSLELMILVISLFTFLMIGYLSEWISLVWLSIGSLEAPKVIAAVTLIGLTIALRYFSSLYRSGLQGLERQVDLNVINVIIVTLRYFGALMLLRYVSVDITVFSPIRCLLA; this is encoded by the coding sequence ATGAGATATAAGTCTTCTGTCGGTAGAAATATTGGTGCTAATTATATAGGCACAATATATAACGCAATTGTCGGTATTGCAGTTCTCCCACTATATATCGGTTATGTAGGAGAAGAAGCATTTGGCTTGATTGGTCTCTACATCATGCTTCAGGCATGGTTAACTCTACTTGATCTGGGTCTATCACCGCTTTTAGCAAGGGAGGCGGCTAAGTCGCGTCGTGATGAATCTGGCAGTGCGAGATTAGTTAAAATAACACACAGCCTTGAGCTCATGATTTTAGTGATCTCACTTTTCACGTTCCTTATGATTGGATATCTCAGCGAGTGGATATCTCTCGTCTGGCTAAGTATTGGAAGTCTAGAGGCGCCCAAGGTAATTGCAGCAGTCACGCTTATTGGTCTTACAATAGCGCTGAGGTATTTCTCCTCCTTATATCGAAGCGGTTTGCAGGGGCTTGAGCGTCAGGTCGACCTTAATGTGATCAATGTCATCATAGTCACGTTGAGATACTTTGGTGCGCTTATGCTGCTGCGGTATGTAAGCGTTGATATAACAGTGTTTTCACCTATCAGGTGCTTGTTGGCGTAA
- a CDS encoding lipopolysaccharide biosynthesis protein has translation MLVGVIEIGVLSRQYYKAVSCKQKISIRIYLNEIIPVIPFATGIAYTALIAVVANQIDKLVMSNILPIHEYGYFTLVVIISTGIVQLSKPIGQAVLPRMTYLLSNEDMQKMLTLYRGTQIVAVFIVPLSGVIAIYSYEILYLWSGEINAAEWGKDILFWFSLSSGILAVNSFQYHLQFAYGKLKLHVIYTSVMAIIQIPLLIYVAYMYGPLQVAVTWFFSGC, from the coding sequence GTGCTTGTTGGCGTAATTGAGATTGGGGTTCTCTCAAGGCAATATTACAAGGCAGTATCCTGCAAACAGAAAATAAGTATTCGGATCTATCTTAATGAAATCATACCAGTAATACCCTTTGCAACGGGTATTGCGTATACAGCTTTAATTGCTGTAGTGGCTAATCAAATAGATAAGCTTGTTATGTCAAATATACTACCGATACACGAGTATGGGTATTTTACGTTGGTAGTAATAATTTCAACTGGAATTGTTCAATTGTCGAAGCCTATAGGCCAGGCAGTACTTCCAAGAATGACGTATCTTCTTTCAAATGAAGATATGCAGAAAATGTTGACACTTTATAGGGGGACGCAGATTGTTGCAGTGTTTATAGTTCCATTGTCTGGTGTGATTGCTATATATTCTTATGAAATATTGTATCTATGGAGTGGTGAGATTAATGCAGCAGAATGGGGAAAAGATATTTTATTCTGGTTTTCGTTGAGTAGTGGGATATTAGCGGTAAACTCATTTCAGTACCATCTTCAATTTGCATATGGAAAGTTAAAGCTGCACGTCATATATACATCGGTCATGGCTATCATTCAGATACCGCTACTAATTTATGTGGCTTATATGTATGGTCCACTTCAAGTGGCTGTCACGTGGTTTTTCTCAGGCTGTTAA
- a CDS encoding glycosyltransferase codes for MVSNDGDTEGFGLVFVESIGSGCYTIATDLPAVADIVVDGKSGFIVTQRSSDEIAMTVLKILSNPKNMQ; via the coding sequence ATTGTTTCAAATGACGGTGATACAGAAGGCTTTGGGTTGGTGTTTGTTGAATCTATTGGTAGCGGATGTTATACGATTGCAACCGATCTACCAGCAGTTGCTGATATTGTAGTAGATGGTAAGTCCGGATTTATCGTTACTCAACGAAGTAGTGATGAAATAGCGATGACTGTATTAAAAATACTTTCTAATCCAAAAAATATGCAATGA